One Thermoanaerobacter pseudethanolicus ATCC 33223 DNA window includes the following coding sequences:
- a CDS encoding ArsR/SmtB family transcription factor — MAENIYELRAEFFKALSHPTRLKILDVILNEKEICVCEIVNKIGVDQSTISKHLNILKKAGILESKKEGLSVFYKVRFPCMKDYFICIDKTIKCDLVTKVSFIDSSKEKVE, encoded by the coding sequence ATGGCAGAAAACATCTATGAACTCCGCGCAGAATTTTTTAAGGCCCTTTCTCATCCGACAAGGCTGAAAATTTTAGACGTAATTTTAAATGAAAAGGAGATTTGCGTATGCGAAATTGTAAATAAAATAGGTGTAGATCAATCAACAATATCAAAACATTTAAATATATTAAAAAAAGCTGGCATTTTAGAAAGCAAAAAAGAAGGTCTTTCAGTATTTTACAAAGTAAGATTCCCTTGTATGAAAGATTATTTTATCTGTATTGACAAAACCATAAAGTGTGATCTTGTAACTAAGGTTTCCTTTATTGATTCTAGTAAGGAGAAAGTTGAATAA
- the pepV gene encoding dipeptidase PepV produces the protein MDLNSYIDNMRDDIIKSVQELVRIKSVQDEPKPGMPYGEGIAKALDKALEIAQSLGLKTKNVDGYVGYAEYGEGEEMIGVLGHLDVVPEGDGWTYPPYGAEIHDGKIYGRGTVDDKGPIIAALYGLKAIKDAGLELSRRVRILFGTNEETGSHEIPYYLKHDEAPTMGFTPDAQYPIIYAEKGITMFNVVKDFNKKPSNIVIKYIKGGERPNVVPGFCEAGLKVKEANKKKEIQDKLEAFVKETGYNLKAEEKDEMLVIKSVGVSAHGSLPHLGKNAIMQLFLFLDRIDLEDSDVKDFIHFFATNIGIETNGKTFGIYLKDETGELTFNVGTIQLDESKGVLGLNIRYPVKYKYEDWMNIFENKIKTNGMRIEDMLHQPPLYFPPAHPLIKTLSKVYEEQTGQKAELLAIGGGTYAKEMPNTVAFGPVFPGKPELAHQADEYIEIEDLILNAKIYAHAIYELAK, from the coding sequence ATGGATTTAAATTCCTACATAGACAATATGAGAGATGACATTATAAAATCAGTTCAAGAGTTGGTCAGGATAAAAAGCGTACAAGATGAACCGAAACCAGGAATGCCTTATGGAGAAGGTATTGCTAAGGCATTGGACAAAGCTTTAGAGATTGCACAAAGTTTAGGCTTAAAAACTAAAAATGTGGATGGCTATGTAGGGTATGCAGAATACGGCGAAGGAGAAGAAATGATAGGAGTTTTGGGACATTTAGATGTGGTTCCAGAAGGTGATGGGTGGACTTATCCACCTTATGGTGCTGAAATCCATGATGGAAAGATATATGGAAGAGGTACTGTAGATGATAAGGGACCGATAATCGCTGCTTTATATGGCTTAAAAGCTATAAAAGATGCAGGATTAGAACTTTCCAGAAGAGTGAGGATTTTATTTGGTACAAATGAAGAGACTGGTTCTCATGAAATTCCTTATTATTTAAAACACGATGAAGCGCCTACAATGGGCTTTACTCCTGATGCTCAATATCCCATCATATATGCAGAAAAGGGAATAACAATGTTTAATGTAGTAAAAGACTTTAATAAAAAGCCCAGCAATATAGTTATAAAATACATCAAAGGTGGAGAAAGGCCTAATGTAGTGCCAGGCTTTTGTGAAGCTGGATTAAAGGTAAAAGAGGCAAATAAGAAGAAAGAAATTCAAGATAAGCTAGAAGCTTTCGTAAAAGAGACGGGTTACAATTTGAAGGCTGAAGAAAAAGACGAAATGCTTGTAATCAAATCAGTAGGGGTTTCGGCTCATGGCAGCCTTCCACACTTAGGGAAAAATGCTATAATGCAGCTATTTCTCTTCCTTGACAGAATCGATTTAGAAGATAGCGATGTCAAAGATTTTATACATTTCTTCGCTACAAATATTGGAATAGAAACAAACGGAAAAACTTTTGGAATATACTTAAAAGATGAAACAGGAGAATTGACTTTTAACGTTGGTACTATTCAATTAGATGAAAGCAAAGGAGTATTAGGTTTAAATATCAGGTATCCTGTAAAATATAAATATGAGGATTGGATGAATATTTTTGAGAATAAAATCAAAACTAATGGAATGAGAATAGAAGACATGCTCCATCAGCCACCTTTGTATTTCCCACCAGCCCATCCTTTGATAAAAACTTTGAGCAAGGTTTATGAAGAACAGACAGGACAGAAGGCAGAGCTTTTAGCAATAGGTGGAGGAACTTACGCGAAAGAGATGCCTAACACAGTGGCTTTTGGGCCTGTTTTCCCAGGCAAGCCAGAGTTAGCACATCAAGCGGATGAATATATAGAAATTGAAGATTTGATATTAAATGCAAAAATTTATGCTCACGCTATATATGAATTAGCAAAATAA
- a CDS encoding prolipoprotein diacylglyceryl transferase: MYIPTISPYAFKIGPIDVHWYGIFMAISIAIGGYYLYRQAMKLNYDEDFLLNLLMIVVISGVVGARLMFVLANYPEWFIKDPVQVLKIYEGGLSWHGAVLGGFLAGLYYCRKKGVRINPLEDFAVLGLSIGNILVRIGNIFNQEVLGRPTEFAFGRWPAQLVGVAMGIILLIRYFYIQKKHMPDGYQFWSFIFYYQLMRGLIEETVRDNPLIWPVYLNEKWGIGFFTLTQLVTPFILILAYWMIRRVLNDPNKQFYN, from the coding sequence ATGTACATTCCGACAATTAGCCCTTATGCTTTTAAAATTGGACCTATTGACGTTCATTGGTATGGAATTTTTATGGCTATTTCCATTGCTATTGGTGGATATTATTTGTACCGACAAGCTATGAAATTGAACTACGATGAAGATTTTTTGCTTAATCTTTTGATGATTGTAGTAATTTCGGGAGTTGTAGGTGCCCGACTTATGTTTGTGTTGGCAAATTACCCTGAGTGGTTTATTAAAGATCCTGTTCAGGTTTTAAAAATTTATGAAGGCGGATTATCTTGGCATGGAGCAGTTTTAGGTGGTTTTTTGGCAGGGCTTTATTATTGTCGTAAAAAAGGTGTGAGGATAAATCCTTTGGAGGATTTTGCTGTTTTAGGACTTTCAATTGGTAATATATTAGTCAGAATAGGCAATATATTTAACCAAGAAGTATTAGGAAGGCCTACAGAATTTGCTTTTGGCAGATGGCCTGCACAGCTGGTAGGAGTTGCAATGGGAATAATTCTTCTTATAAGGTATTTTTATATACAAAAAAAACATATGCCTGATGGATATCAATTTTGGTCTTTTATATTTTATTATCAGTTGATGAGAGGATTAATTGAAGAAACCGTAAGGGATAATCCTTTGATATGGCCTGTATATTTAAATGAAAAATGGGGAATAGGTTTTTTTACTTTAACTCAGTTAGTAACACCTTTCATTTTAATTTTGGCCTATTGGATGATTAGAAGGGTTTTAAATGACCCCAATAAACAATTTTACAATTAA
- a CDS encoding GAF domain-containing protein, which yields MEKRKVFDDLLVRIDQMAREIDDMDEFYGEVVKILADNVPYYNWTGFYFMKDGELVIGPYIGRPTEHVRIKVGQGVCGRAVAEKNTIIVDDVTKEDNYLACSLETKSEIVVPIWANGDIIGEIDIDSDDLAAFDEEDKRFLEKVAEIISRKLKK from the coding sequence ATGGAAAAAAGAAAAGTTTTTGATGATTTATTAGTTAGGATTGACCAAATGGCAAGAGAAATTGATGATATGGATGAATTTTATGGTGAAGTTGTTAAGATATTAGCAGACAATGTTCCTTACTACAATTGGACAGGTTTTTATTTCATGAAGGATGGAGAGTTAGTAATAGGACCTTATATTGGTAGACCTACAGAGCATGTGAGAATTAAAGTAGGACAGGGAGTTTGTGGAAGAGCTGTTGCAGAAAAAAATACTATAATTGTTGATGATGTCACTAAAGAAGACAATTATCTTGCCTGCAGCCTTGAGACGAAATCGGAAATTGTAGTGCCAATATGGGCTAATGGCGACATAATAGGAGAAATAGATATTGACAGCGATGATTTAGCTGCTTTTGATGAAGAAGATAAAAGATTTTTAGAAAAAGTTGCAGAAATTATAAGTCGAAAACTCAAAAAATAG
- a CDS encoding NifU family protein — translation MRERVEEVLELLRPSLQADGGDVELIDVTEDGIVKVRLTGACGGCPFATLTLKEGIERAIKEEIPEVKEVIAV, via the coding sequence ATGAGAGAAAGAGTAGAAGAAGTATTAGAGCTTCTAAGGCCATCTCTTCAAGCAGACGGAGGAGATGTGGAACTTATTGACGTTACAGAGGATGGAATTGTAAAGGTAAGGCTGACAGGTGCTTGTGGAGGGTGCCCTTTTGCTACGTTGACGCTGAAAGAAGGCATTGAAAGGGCCATCAAAGAAGAAATTCCTGAAGTTAAGGAAGTAATAGCAGTTTAA
- a CDS encoding small, acid-soluble spore protein, alpha/beta type — MDNEILKLEAAEELGLLEKVKKVGWSKLSAQETGKIGSIVKKKMKLQQEVGKKEKL; from the coding sequence ATGGACAATGAAATTTTGAAACTTGAAGCGGCTGAAGAATTAGGACTTCTTGAAAAGGTAAAAAAAGTTGGATGGTCGAAGTTGTCTGCCCAAGAAACAGGGAAGATAGGTTCAATAGTTAAGAAAAAGATGAAATTGCAACAAGAGGTAGGAAAAAAGGAAAAGTTGTGA
- a CDS encoding NAD-dependent protein deacylase: protein MGDKNLFEKAARLIKQSRKTIVLTGAGISTESGIPDFRSPGRGLWENLDPMEVLSTGVLYNFPEEFYKVGFKILSSMRNAEPNEAHYILSEMEKEGIIFGVITQNIDNLHQKAGSKNVFEVHGNTREGSCLRCGKKVSFEVLEEKVSKKQIPPRCDDCNGVLRPDVVLFGDPMPYAFDLAVKEVKSSDLLIVIGSSLAVSPVNFLPDTVRHLIIINATETPYDYKADVVIREKASYALRNIWDIIKFQ, encoded by the coding sequence ATGGGGGATAAAAATTTGTTTGAAAAAGCTGCTCGCCTCATTAAGCAGTCAAGAAAAACTATTGTATTGACAGGAGCAGGTATATCAACGGAAAGTGGTATACCTGATTTTAGAAGTCCCGGAAGGGGTTTGTGGGAGAACTTAGATCCAATGGAGGTTTTGTCAACGGGAGTATTGTACAATTTCCCGGAGGAATTTTATAAAGTTGGCTTCAAGATTTTGTCTTCAATGAGAAATGCTGAGCCTAATGAAGCTCATTACATATTAAGCGAAATGGAGAAAGAAGGTATAATTTTTGGAGTAATTACACAAAATATAGACAATCTTCATCAAAAAGCTGGTTCTAAAAATGTATTTGAAGTCCACGGCAATACGAGAGAAGGAAGTTGTTTACGTTGTGGTAAAAAAGTTTCTTTTGAAGTTTTAGAGGAAAAAGTAAGTAAAAAACAAATTCCTCCTCGCTGTGATGATTGTAATGGCGTATTGCGCCCAGATGTGGTGCTTTTTGGAGACCCTATGCCTTATGCATTTGATTTGGCAGTAAAAGAAGTAAAGTCCAGCGATTTATTAATAGTCATAGGTTCTTCCTTGGCAGTTTCGCCAGTGAACTTTTTGCCAGATACAGTAAGACATTTGATAATTATAAATGCGACAGAGACTCCCTATGATTATAAAGCTGATGTAGTTATAAGAGAAAAAGCAAGTTATGCTCTTAGAAATATATGGGATATAATAAAATTTCAATAA
- a CDS encoding cold-shock protein, producing MVRGKVKWFNAEKGYGFIEREDGTDVFVHYSAIEGDGFKTLEEGQKVEFEVVEATKGPQASKVRKVN from the coding sequence ATGGTAAGAGGTAAAGTAAAATGGTTTAATGCCGAGAAAGGCTATGGCTTTATTGAAAGGGAGGATGGCACAGACGTATTTGTCCATTACTCAGCAATTGAAGGCGATGGCTTTAAGACATTAGAGGAAGGACAAAAAGTTGAATTCGAGGTAGTTGAAGCTACAAAAGGACCACAAGCTTCTAAGGTAAGAAAGGTAAACTGA
- the hslO gene encoding Hsp33 family molecular chaperone HslO, with translation MRDYIVRATAYNNKILAIAAFSTQTAQKAKEIHNLTPTTCAALGRALTAVAMMRVMMKGEKDKVTLVIKGDGPIGNIVVVSNYPGIVKGYVGNPTVDLPLSEKGKLDVGKAVGKNGYVTVIKDIGLKEPYVGTVELQTGEIGEDIAYYFYTSEQVPSAVGVGVLVGKEGNVLASGGFIIQLLPNIEEEVVAKVEEALKNISSVTELLRKGYLPEDILNHILGEMGLNILERVDLKYECDCSQERFETAIIALGKEEIKKLIAEGQSVEAVCHFCGKKYLIEESRLKELLRIAEE, from the coding sequence ATGAGGGATTATATTGTGCGAGCTACAGCTTATAATAATAAAATATTAGCTATTGCAGCTTTTTCAACACAAACTGCCCAGAAGGCTAAAGAAATTCACAATCTCACACCTACCACTTGTGCAGCTTTAGGAAGAGCTTTGACAGCTGTCGCGATGATGAGAGTTATGATGAAGGGAGAAAAAGATAAGGTTACCTTAGTTATAAAAGGTGATGGACCGATTGGGAATATCGTTGTAGTGTCAAATTACCCGGGAATTGTCAAAGGGTATGTAGGGAATCCTACAGTGGATTTACCACTGTCTGAAAAAGGGAAATTAGATGTAGGCAAAGCTGTTGGTAAAAATGGATATGTGACTGTCATAAAGGATATAGGTTTAAAAGAACCCTACGTTGGAACTGTAGAGCTTCAAACTGGGGAAATCGGAGAAGATATAGCCTATTATTTTTATACCTCTGAACAGGTACCTTCTGCTGTTGGGGTAGGAGTGTTAGTTGGAAAAGAAGGAAATGTTTTAGCTTCTGGAGGCTTTATTATACAATTATTGCCTAATATTGAAGAAGAAGTTGTAGCAAAGGTAGAGGAAGCACTCAAGAATATTTCTTCAGTGACAGAATTGTTAAGGAAAGGATATCTGCCAGAAGATATATTGAACCATATATTAGGGGAGATGGGACTTAATATTTTAGAAAGAGTAGATTTAAAATATGAATGTGATTGTTCACAAGAAAGATTTGAAACTGCTATAATTGCTCTTGGAAAAGAGGAGATAAAAAAACTTATTGCAGAAGGACAATCAGTTGAAGCTGTATGCCATTTTTGTGGTAAAAAGTATCTGATAGAGGAAAGTAGGCTTAAAGAATTGCTGAGAATTGCAGAGGAATAA
- a CDS encoding thioredoxin family protein: protein MEKIIDIENIEQIIKENDMVFLYFSTQDCGICTSLLPKLEGMLVNYPKIKSFHIPIDEIPLASGKFSVFTVPTVIVYVDGKEAIREARFISMDTLEEKISKYYSLFFEETA, encoded by the coding sequence ATGGAGAAAATTATCGACATAGAAAATATAGAACAAATTATAAAGGAAAATGATATGGTATTTCTTTATTTTTCTACACAAGATTGCGGAATATGTACTTCATTGCTTCCTAAACTTGAAGGAATGCTAGTAAACTATCCAAAAATAAAAAGTTTTCACATTCCTATTGACGAGATTCCGCTGGCTTCTGGTAAGTTTTCTGTTTTTACTGTTCCTACTGTAATAGTTTATGTGGATGGAAAAGAGGCAATAAGAGAGGCTCGTTTTATAAGTATGGACACATTGGAAGAAAAAATTTCAAAATATTACTCTCTTTTCTTTGAAGAAACTGCATAA
- a CDS encoding GGDEF domain-containing response regulator: MFFCGGSIVKGRNILIVDDNKLTRKILKDILENAGYGVLEAKDGEEALQIYRNKLPDMVILDIVMPGMNGFDLLRILRKEEENLMLPIILLTSQDNFEEKIKGLELGADDYLVKPFNDKELLFKVNNLFQRIEHNRMANPLTGLRGNIDIKEEIKRRIKENKPYAILYIDLDNFKSYNDYYGFLRGDNVIKLTAKILSDAVNLIGNERDFLGHIGGDDFVIITTPDKAEEMCKYIISRFDEEIKYLYDDEDRKRGYIETIGRTGEKMMFPLVSISIAIVTNEFRDFKNDLEISAVAAELKKKLKTMDGSCYLKDRRKG; this comes from the coding sequence ATGTTTTTTTGTGGAGGAAGCATTGTGAAGGGGAGAAACATTCTTATTGTCGATGATAACAAACTTACAAGGAAAATTTTGAAAGATATTTTAGAAAATGCTGGGTATGGGGTGCTAGAGGCTAAAGATGGAGAAGAGGCTTTACAAATATACAGGAATAAACTACCTGATATGGTAATATTAGATATAGTTATGCCAGGCATGAATGGCTTTGACCTTTTAAGAATTTTGAGGAAAGAAGAAGAAAATTTGATGCTTCCTATAATACTTTTGACTTCACAGGACAATTTTGAAGAAAAAATTAAAGGGTTGGAATTGGGTGCAGATGATTATTTAGTGAAACCTTTTAATGACAAAGAACTTCTGTTTAAAGTCAATAATTTGTTTCAGCGGATAGAACACAACAGAATGGCCAACCCTCTTACTGGTCTTAGAGGAAATATTGACATTAAAGAAGAAATAAAAAGGCGAATTAAAGAAAACAAGCCTTATGCCATTTTGTATATTGATTTGGACAATTTTAAGTCTTATAATGATTACTATGGTTTTCTAAGAGGAGATAATGTAATAAAACTTACAGCCAAAATTTTATCAGATGCTGTAAATCTGATTGGAAATGAAAGAGATTTTTTGGGACACATAGGTGGAGATGATTTTGTGATAATTACTACTCCTGATAAAGCTGAAGAGATGTGTAAGTATATAATTTCTCGCTTTGATGAGGAAATAAAGTATTTATATGACGATGAAGATAGAAAACGGGGTTACATAGAGACAATTGGTAGGACTGGCGAAAAGATGATGTTTCCACTGGTGTCAATTTCTATTGCTATTGTCACAAATGAATTTAGAGATTTTAAAAATGATTTGGAAATAAGTGCAGTAGCTGCTGAATTGAAAAAGAAATTAAAGACAATGGATGGAAGTTGTTATTTAAAAGATAGAAGAAAAGGTTAA
- a CDS encoding DUF6873 family GME fold protein has protein sequence MSNPFVPHGNFKWVVIDGREREIGDSLSKLGIKVLYTEKCADLYDAISFHPDILLHPLGDREIIVAPNVTPEFIRKLKLIGLKVKIGQTFLKRNYPYDIAYNVARLGNTAFHNFKYTDPVLRESLEKKGVKFLNVKQGYTKCNMAIIDDNSFITSDKGIFEVAVSNGFEALLIEPGGVFLKGFEYGFIGGAMGLIGEKKLAVTGVFNSHKNYEKIIEFLNKKGIEIVYLTFKQIKDIGSIIPLI, from the coding sequence ATGTCTAATCCCTTTGTTCCCCATGGCAATTTTAAATGGGTTGTAATTGATGGAAGAGAGAGGGAAATTGGAGATAGTTTGTCTAAGTTAGGGATAAAAGTCTTATATACTGAAAAATGTGCAGATTTATACGATGCTATTTCTTTTCATCCCGATATACTTTTGCATCCCTTAGGAGACAGAGAAATCATTGTAGCTCCCAATGTGACACCAGAGTTTATACGCAAATTGAAATTAATAGGTTTAAAAGTAAAAATAGGACAAACTTTTTTGAAACGTAACTATCCTTATGATATCGCATATAATGTAGCAAGATTGGGAAACACAGCTTTTCACAATTTCAAGTACACAGATCCTGTTTTGAGAGAGTCCTTAGAAAAAAAAGGTGTCAAGTTTTTAAATGTAAAGCAAGGTTATACAAAATGTAATATGGCAATCATAGATGATAATAGCTTTATAACTTCAGACAAAGGAATATTTGAGGTAGCAGTTAGCAATGGTTTTGAAGCGCTTTTGATAGAACCCGGAGGTGTTTTTTTAAAGGGTTTTGAATACGGGTTTATTGGCGGTGCAATGGGGCTTATAGGAGAGAAAAAATTAGCAGTAACTGGTGTATTTAATTCACATAAAAATTATGAAAAAATTATTGAATTTTTAAATAAAAAAGGAATTGAAATTGTTTATCTTACTTTTAAACAAATAAAAGACATTGGTTCCATCATTCCACTGATTTAA
- the ytxC gene encoding putative sporulation protein YtxC — MQLFSIGVSKDLKLDAENLKHGLKNLAENGIKIAINSNVCGSVTYYSLKVEDKQGFSNVARIRNYIAEAISDIIVNQIDKRIIKKLINKYYHYFSEDEKEEIEKIAYNILEDDVNKETFKLAKKEQIFVLVRDFLKESDYIDLEGFVNFRLRDFIGELSEVTDKAVDEFLMKKEYNEFIGLLKYFVELQDSKVEILNIIVDKNGKFKLYDENDKPISNDFINEIVAELKDGVISDEDALISTLITIAPKKIFFHSINNMRDNEILETVKKVFNDKVEICYGCELCSKIKCEK; from the coding sequence TTGCAACTATTTTCCATAGGTGTTTCAAAGGATTTAAAACTAGATGCAGAAAATTTAAAACATGGCTTAAAAAATTTAGCTGAAAATGGTATAAAGATTGCGATAAATTCTAATGTGTGTGGCTCAGTTACCTATTATAGCTTAAAAGTGGAGGATAAACAAGGCTTTAGCAATGTTGCGAGAATAAGAAATTATATAGCGGAAGCTATTTCAGATATAATTGTTAACCAAATTGACAAACGGATAATAAAAAAATTAATCAATAAATATTACCATTATTTTTCAGAAGATGAAAAGGAGGAAATAGAAAAAATCGCTTACAATATTTTAGAAGATGATGTGAATAAAGAGACATTTAAATTAGCAAAAAAAGAGCAAATTTTTGTATTGGTAAGAGATTTTTTAAAAGAGAGTGATTATATAGACTTAGAAGGGTTTGTGAACTTTAGACTGAGGGATTTTATTGGTGAACTTAGCGAAGTAACAGATAAGGCTGTTGATGAATTTTTAATGAAAAAAGAGTACAATGAGTTTATAGGTTTACTTAAATACTTCGTCGAATTACAGGATTCAAAAGTTGAAATATTGAATATCATTGTCGATAAAAATGGCAAATTTAAACTTTATGATGAAAATGACAAACCAATATCTAATGATTTTATTAATGAAATAGTTGCTGAATTAAAAGATGGTGTTATAAGTGATGAAGATGCTTTGATAAGCACGCTTATAACCATTGCTCCTAAAAAAATATTTTTTCATTCTATTAACAATATGAGAGATAATGAAATTCTAGAGACGGTTAAAAAAGTTTTTAATGACAAAGTAGAAATTTGCTATGGCTGTGAATTGTGTTCAAAGATTAAATGTGAAAAATAG
- a CDS encoding DUF445 domain-containing protein, whose translation MQFLTRMLFLAFVGAAIGWLTNFVAVKMLFKPLKPVKIFGITLQGLIPKRKYEIAKSIGEIVERELLSFNDLWDRLLTEENRKFLLSNLDLKVKEVTENKLPSFLPKAIKEMISNYIGDIINREVEVFLNSPSNEVVEIISTKLKISEIVEEKIKSFKLEKLEDVVIKIAHSELYMIEIMGGVLGFLIGVLQAIVIQFL comes from the coding sequence ATGCAATTTTTAACAAGGATGCTATTTTTAGCTTTTGTAGGAGCAGCTATTGGATGGCTTACGAATTTTGTCGCCGTTAAAATGTTATTTAAGCCTTTGAAACCTGTAAAAATTTTCGGTATTACGTTACAAGGACTTATCCCTAAAAGAAAATATGAAATTGCTAAATCAATAGGTGAAATTGTGGAAAGGGAATTGTTATCTTTTAATGATTTATGGGACAGGCTTTTAACAGAAGAAAATCGCAAGTTTCTATTATCGAATTTGGACTTAAAAGTTAAAGAAGTTACAGAAAATAAACTTCCTTCTTTTCTTCCCAAGGCTATAAAAGAGATGATATCAAACTACATTGGTGATATTATAAATAGAGAAGTAGAAGTATTTTTAAATTCTCCTTCTAATGAAGTGGTAGAGATTATTTCAACAAAACTTAAAATATCAGAAATTGTAGAGGAAAAAATAAAAAGCTTCAAATTAGAAAAATTGGAGGATGTGGTGATAAAAATTGCTCACAGTGAACTTTATATGATAGAGATTATGGGGGGAGTTTTAGGGTTTCTAATAGGAGTATTGCAAGCAATTGTGATACAATTTTTATAA